The Deltaproteobacteria bacterium genome includes a region encoding these proteins:
- a CDS encoding proteasome accessory factor PafA2 family protein encodes MSEAARILGVETEYAVVGGGDDMEHLAIVEGLMRHARRRLAHLPDELGRGIFLASGGRFYLDCGAHPEMTTPECGDPWSLVGEVRAGERTMLELAGEWSTRLRGGRVLVLRTNVDLSGSQATWGTHENYGHRAATNLAPAIVPHLVSRVVFTGAGGFDNLSHGIDFTLSPRTPHLVQEVSDDSTGRRGIFHDKQEHLARTHRRLHLLCGESLCSDLALWLRTGTTALVVALAEGGVQPGAAVTLRNPVAAMRYFARDPTCRATAPAAHGGSLTALDVQRHYLALAEAHAGAPFMPPWTEAVCRAWRNVLDRLAHGPDAVATRLDWAVKLALFRAHARRRGVAWETLAAWSPIVAQLGTALARADRREPLTSRLVLGPESPIAAEVARLGPIVTGMGLSWKEIEAVLALRLELFELDARFGQLGEGGIFAQLDTAGTLDHRVEPAPGAPPIPRAALRAALVRELAGNGTRYSCTWSGIWDSDTDRYVDLDDPFEVRNEWIGWRPNGPGVPPERFLRGRERRAADPIALSIRALELRKRHQLPQAERALRRAIALEDEQVPADSPKRPHRRNNLALVLLRAEKLDEARAANAEAWRLKTPPHDVTSGRILFTRVALLLLAGERAVRLHLGQLKTLLAPGTLACLGDVTTIWDVPDVLAFLAERLASDEAALLAAIAETLNAPAEVAALDAHARWAAADATPLTAPWPSP; translated from the coding sequence GTGAGCGAGGCGGCGCGCATCCTCGGCGTCGAGACCGAGTACGCCGTCGTCGGGGGCGGCGACGACATGGAGCACCTGGCGATCGTCGAGGGGCTCATGCGGCACGCGCGCCGCCGGCTCGCGCACCTTCCCGACGAGCTCGGCCGCGGGATCTTCCTCGCCTCGGGCGGACGGTTCTACCTCGACTGCGGCGCCCATCCCGAGATGACGACGCCGGAGTGCGGCGACCCCTGGTCGCTCGTCGGCGAGGTCCGCGCCGGCGAGCGCACGATGCTCGAGCTCGCCGGCGAGTGGAGCACGCGCCTCCGGGGCGGCCGCGTACTCGTGCTGCGCACCAACGTCGACCTCTCCGGCTCGCAGGCGACCTGGGGGACGCACGAGAACTACGGGCACCGCGCGGCCACGAACCTCGCGCCCGCGATCGTGCCGCACCTCGTTTCGCGCGTCGTGTTCACCGGCGCCGGCGGCTTCGACAACCTCTCGCACGGCATCGACTTCACGCTCTCGCCGCGGACGCCGCACCTCGTGCAGGAGGTCTCGGACGACTCGACCGGGCGGCGCGGGATCTTCCACGACAAGCAGGAGCACCTGGCGCGCACGCACCGCCGGCTGCACCTCCTCTGCGGCGAGAGCCTGTGCTCGGATCTGGCGCTCTGGCTCCGCACCGGCACGACCGCGCTCGTCGTGGCGCTCGCCGAGGGCGGCGTGCAGCCGGGCGCGGCCGTCACCCTGCGCAATCCCGTGGCCGCGATGCGCTACTTCGCGCGCGACCCGACCTGCCGCGCGACCGCGCCCGCGGCGCACGGCGGCTCGCTCACCGCGCTCGACGTCCAGCGCCATTACCTCGCGCTCGCGGAGGCGCACGCCGGCGCGCCCTTCATGCCGCCGTGGACCGAGGCCGTCTGCCGCGCATGGCGCAACGTGCTCGATCGGCTCGCGCACGGCCCCGACGCGGTCGCGACGCGCCTCGACTGGGCCGTCAAGCTCGCGCTCTTCCGCGCCCACGCCCGGCGGCGCGGCGTCGCGTGGGAGACGCTCGCCGCGTGGAGCCCGATCGTCGCGCAGCTCGGCACGGCGCTCGCCCGCGCGGATCGGCGGGAGCCGCTCACCTCGCGGCTCGTGCTCGGGCCGGAGAGCCCGATCGCGGCCGAGGTCGCGCGCCTCGGGCCGATCGTGACCGGCATGGGCCTGAGCTGGAAGGAGATCGAGGCGGTGCTGGCGCTCCGGCTCGAGCTCTTCGAGCTCGATGCCCGCTTCGGCCAGCTCGGCGAAGGCGGGATCTTTGCGCAGCTCGACACGGCCGGCACGCTCGACCACCGCGTCGAGCCGGCGCCCGGCGCGCCGCCGATCCCGCGCGCTGCGCTCCGCGCCGCGCTCGTCCGTGAGCTCGCCGGCAACGGCACACGCTACTCCTGCACGTGGTCCGGGATCTGGGACTCGGACACCGACAGGTACGTCGACCTCGACGATCCCTTCGAGGTGCGGAACGAGTGGATCGGCTGGCGCCCGAACGGCCCCGGCGTGCCGCCCGAGCGCTTCCTCCGCGGCCGGGAGCGGCGCGCCGCCGACCCGATCGCGCTCAGCATCCGGGCGCTCGAGCTCCGCAAGCGCCACCAGCTGCCGCAGGCGGAGCGCGCGCTCCGTCGCGCGATCGCGCTCGAGGACGAGCAGGTGCCCGCCGACTCCCCGAAGCGCCCGCACCGGCGAAACAACCTGGCACTCGTGCTCCTGCGCGCCGAGAAGCTCGACGAGGCGCGCGCCGCGAACGCGGAAGCCTGGCGTCTCAAGACGCCGCCCCACGACGTCACCAGCGGTCGCATCCTCTTCACGCGGGTCGCGCTCCTCCTGCTCGCGGGCGAGCGCGCGGTCCGCCTCCATCTCGGACAGCTGAAGACGCTCCTCGCCCCAGGCACACTCGCGTGCCTCGGCGACGTGACGACCATCTGGGACGTCCCCGACGTGCTCGCGTTCCTCGCGGAGCGCCTGGCGTCCGACGAAGCCGCCCTCCTCGCCGCGATCGCGGAGACGCTGAACGCGCCCGCGGAGGTCGCCGCCCTCGATGCGCACGCGCGCTGGGCCGCGGCCGACGCAACGCCCCTCACCGCGCCGTGGCCGAGCCCGTAG
- a CDS encoding VOC family protein translates to MAEPVAGWDPDAPRRLTRRGAERTTAAMSVVALAGMNHLSFPVRDLERSVRFYRDVLGLAPIPRPDLPIPGAWLGGNGIQVHLIVPPEGVPLGAPPPSLNPLGGHVAFSIDDYDAAAAALRAAGIETLAAGSEVGQLWIRDPDGHLIELIRGDVRR, encoded by the coding sequence GTGGCCGAGCCCGTAGCCGGATGGGATCCCGACGCCCCGCGGCGGTTGACCCGCCGCGGCGCCGAGCGTACGACGGCGGCGATGTCCGTCGTCGCGCTCGCCGGCATGAACCACCTGTCGTTCCCGGTCCGCGATCTCGAGCGCTCGGTCCGCTTCTACCGCGACGTGCTCGGGCTCGCGCCGATCCCGCGTCCCGATCTACCGATCCCGGGCGCGTGGCTCGGCGGCAACGGCATCCAGGTACACCTGATCGTGCCCCCCGAGGGGGTGCCGCTCGGCGCGCCGCCGCCGTCGCTGAATCCGCTCGGCGGGCACGTCGCCTTCTCCATCGACGACTACGACGCGGCGGCGGCGGCGCTGCGCGCCGCCGGCATCGAGACGCTCGCAGCGGGGAGCGAGGTCGGCCAGCTCTGGATCCGCGATCCGGACGGTCACCTCATCGAGCTCATCCGCGGCGACGTGCGCCGCTGA
- a CDS encoding glutathione S-transferase N-terminal domain-containing protein, translated as MELPRLLDVATSMFSSVSRLGAGVQARRPARRPAQPLELYEFEGCPYCRKVRDALTELDLGAVIYPCPPGGAVHRQRAIALGGKARFPFLVDPNNGKRLYESDDIVAYLFATYGGREPGILLRGPLATASSKLASAFRPIFGTKARPSHQPAHPLELWSFEASPFCRIARETLSELELPYVLHNVGKDGEARPEFVARSGKMMVPYLVDPNTGRAMFESAEIRRYLNETYGA; from the coding sequence ATGGAGCTGCCGCGCCTCCTCGACGTCGCGACGTCGATGTTCTCGAGCGTGAGCCGGCTCGGAGCCGGCGTGCAGGCGCGCCGGCCCGCGCGCCGACCGGCGCAGCCGCTCGAGCTCTACGAGTTCGAAGGCTGTCCCTACTGCCGGAAGGTGCGCGACGCCTTGACCGAGCTCGATCTCGGGGCGGTGATCTACCCGTGTCCCCCCGGCGGCGCGGTCCATCGGCAGCGGGCGATCGCGCTTGGCGGGAAGGCGCGGTTCCCGTTCCTGGTGGATCCGAACAACGGCAAGCGCCTGTACGAGTCGGACGACATCGTCGCGTATCTCTTCGCGACGTACGGCGGGCGCGAACCCGGCATCCTCCTGCGCGGCCCGCTCGCCACCGCGAGCTCGAAGCTGGCGTCGGCGTTCCGGCCGATCTTCGGCACGAAGGCGCGGCCGTCGCACCAGCCGGCCCACCCGCTCGAGCTCTGGAGCTTCGAGGCGAGCCCGTTCTGCCGGATCGCGCGCGAGACGCTCTCGGAGCTCGAGCTGCCGTACGTGCTGCACAACGTCGGCAAGGACGGCGAAGCCCGGCCGGAGTTCGTCGCGCGCTCGGGCAAGATGATGGTGCCCTACCTCGTCGACCCGAACACGGGCCGCGCGATGTTCGAGTCGGCGGAGATCCGGCGCTACCTGAACGAGACCTACGGCGCGTGA
- a CDS encoding D-alanyl-D-alanine carboxypeptidase, whose translation MRSRWLVAVVVVLAVAAVSEAKTPPVQRKTVPAAAPAPASPTSGFHPEAPYTAALLLDRDSGQVLFAKNEHLRWPPASMTKMMTVLLALEQVRAHALRLDDPIIASAWASKIGGSQVYLAEGEQFTLGDLLGSIMIASANDASVAVSERIAGSTDAFVAMMNERAKELGMADTEFHSVHGLPPGKGQLPDLMSAADLAILGRALAAYPEAMEWAKTSEAPFRGGALQMRNTNHLVRTYPGADGLKTGFYDAAGFEVTATATRDDLRLMAVVLGVPTKKGCFDEAAKLLTSGFNGWKAIVAAKSGATVGGPITVTRGKIPQVTGVASGDLRLVLPRSEAQGAKVEVKVPAEIAAPVKKGQVVGEVVVTRAGRQLGRVDVVASSDVESTSWLSGWY comes from the coding sequence ATGCGATCGCGATGGCTCGTGGCGGTAGTCGTCGTGCTGGCGGTGGCGGCGGTCTCGGAAGCGAAGACGCCGCCGGTACAACGCAAAACGGTGCCGGCCGCGGCGCCGGCGCCCGCCTCGCCGACCAGCGGCTTCCATCCGGAAGCCCCCTACACCGCGGCGCTCTTGCTCGACCGCGACTCCGGGCAGGTGCTCTTCGCGAAAAACGAGCACCTGCGCTGGCCGCCCGCGTCGATGACCAAGATGATGACCGTGCTGCTCGCGCTCGAGCAGGTGCGCGCGCACGCGCTCCGGCTCGACGATCCGATCATCGCGTCGGCCTGGGCCAGCAAGATCGGGGGCTCGCAGGTGTATCTCGCGGAGGGCGAGCAGTTCACGCTCGGCGACCTCCTCGGCTCCATCATGATCGCCTCGGCGAACGACGCCTCGGTGGCGGTCTCCGAGCGCATCGCCGGCTCGACCGACGCCTTCGTCGCCATGATGAACGAGCGCGCGAAGGAGCTCGGCATGGCCGACACCGAGTTCCACAGCGTCCACGGTCTACCGCCCGGCAAGGGCCAGCTGCCCGACCTCATGAGCGCCGCCGACCTCGCGATCCTCGGGCGTGCGCTCGCCGCCTACCCCGAAGCCATGGAGTGGGCGAAGACCTCCGAGGCACCGTTCCGCGGCGGCGCGCTCCAGATGCGCAACACCAACCACCTCGTCCGCACCTACCCCGGCGCCGACGGGCTCAAGACCGGCTTCTACGACGCCGCCGGCTTCGAGGTGACGGCGACCGCGACGCGCGACGACCTGCGCCTCATGGCGGTCGTGCTCGGCGTGCCGACCAAGAAGGGATGCTTCGACGAGGCGGCGAAGCTGCTCACGAGCGGCTTCAACGGGTGGAAGGCGATCGTCGCGGCGAAGAGCGGCGCGACCGTGGGCGGCCCGATCACGGTGACGCGCGGCAAGATCCCGCAGGTCACCGGGGTCGCGTCCGGCGACCTCCGCCTCGTGCTGCCGCGGAGCGAGGCGCAGGGCGCGAAGGTCGAGGTGAAGGTTCCCGCCGAGATCGCGGCGCCGGTGAAGAAGGGACAGGTGGTCGGCGAGGTCGTGGTCACGCGCGCGGGCCGGCAGCTCGGCCGGGTCGACGTGGTGGCGTCGAGCGACGTCGAGAGCACGTCCTGGCTCTCGGGCTGGTACTGA
- the arsC gene encoding arsenate reductase (glutaredoxin) (This arsenate reductase requires both glutathione and glutaredoxin to convert arsenate to arsenite, after which the efflux transporter formed by ArsA and ArsB can extrude the arsenite from the cell, providing resistance.), producing the protein MARYEILHNPRCTKSRETLARLTDAGVTPTIVEYLKDPPTARRLDEILRLLGFDDPRALMRTKEPIYAELGLAKVADPKKLVAAMAAHPVLIERPIVIKDGKRAVLGRPPESVDALL; encoded by the coding sequence ATGGCCCGCTACGAGATCCTCCACAACCCCCGTTGTACGAAGTCGCGTGAGACGCTCGCGCGGCTCACCGACGCCGGCGTGACCCCGACCATCGTCGAGTACTTGAAGGATCCGCCGACCGCGCGGCGCCTCGACGAGATCCTGCGGCTTCTCGGCTTCGACGACCCGCGCGCGCTCATGCGGACCAAGGAGCCGATCTACGCCGAGCTCGGGCTCGCCAAGGTCGCCGATCCGAAGAAGCTCGTCGCCGCGATGGCGGCGCACCCGGTCCTCATCGAGCGGCCGATCGTCATCAAGGACGGAAAGCGCGCAGTGCTCGGCCGGCCGCCGGAGAGCGTCGACGCGTTGTTGTAG
- a CDS encoding amidase, whose translation MNRTTEIGDRDATGQAEAVRRREVSPRELVDEAIRRIERLNPRLNAVIHEHFARARTEADGPLPDGPFRGVPFLLKDLGGGTRAGDPIHWGTRFLKDAGYRAPVTSYLVEKFMKAGLVIVGRTNVPELGAWTTTEPEAYGPTRNPWNPEHSSGGSSGGAAAAVASRMVAAAHASDGGGSIRIPASECGLVGLKPSRGRISMGPAIGEMWAGMAFELAVTRSIRDAAGLLDAVAGAMPGDPYVAELPLRPYAQEVGAPTGTLRVGLMPAIATAPVHADCAAAVERAGRLLADFGHHVEVAHPQALEDPAVNGAVIRVIATSQAHAIDHFGALLGRPLGAADMDCDNWAITEMGRKVSGPQYLAALAVLHEWNRRMASFWSGGFDLLVTPTIPVPPPRLGEQTPDPSAPLSAWARAGVMVAFTAPFNVTGQPAMSLPLHWSDAGLPIGVQFVAGFGREDVLIRVGAQLEAAACWAERRPPISA comes from the coding sequence ATGAACCGTACGACCGAGATCGGAGACCGCGACGCCACCGGCCAGGCGGAAGCCGTCCGCCGCCGCGAGGTATCGCCGCGCGAGCTCGTCGACGAAGCGATTCGTCGCATCGAGCGCCTGAACCCGCGCCTGAACGCCGTGATCCACGAGCACTTCGCGCGCGCCCGCACGGAAGCCGACGGCCCCCTCCCCGACGGCCCGTTTCGCGGCGTGCCCTTCCTCTTGAAGGATCTCGGGGGCGGCACGCGCGCCGGCGACCCGATCCACTGGGGCACGCGCTTCCTGAAGGACGCCGGATACCGGGCGCCCGTGACCTCCTACCTGGTCGAGAAGTTCATGAAGGCCGGACTCGTCATCGTCGGCCGCACCAACGTCCCGGAGCTCGGGGCCTGGACGACGACGGAGCCCGAGGCGTACGGGCCGACGCGCAATCCGTGGAATCCGGAGCACTCGAGCGGGGGGTCGAGCGGCGGTGCGGCAGCGGCGGTCGCCTCCCGCATGGTCGCCGCGGCGCACGCGAGCGACGGCGGCGGGTCGATCCGCATCCCCGCGAGCGAGTGCGGACTCGTCGGGCTGAAGCCGTCGCGCGGCCGGATCTCGATGGGGCCGGCGATCGGCGAGATGTGGGCCGGGATGGCGTTCGAGCTGGCGGTGACGCGCTCGATCCGCGACGCGGCGGGGCTCCTCGACGCGGTGGCCGGGGCCATGCCGGGGGATCCGTACGTCGCCGAGCTGCCCCTCCGTCCCTACGCGCAGGAGGTGGGCGCACCGACCGGCACGCTCCGCGTCGGGCTCATGCCCGCGATCGCGACCGCGCCCGTCCACGCCGACTGCGCCGCGGCCGTCGAGCGGGCGGGCCGGCTCCTCGCCGACTTCGGCCACCACGTCGAAGTCGCGCACCCGCAGGCGCTCGAGGATCCGGCCGTCAACGGCGCCGTCATCCGAGTCATCGCGACCTCGCAAGCGCACGCCATCGACCACTTCGGGGCGCTGCTCGGCCGCCCGCTCGGAGCGGCCGACATGGACTGCGACAACTGGGCGATCACCGAAATGGGCAGGAAGGTGAGCGGACCGCAGTACCTCGCCGCGCTCGCGGTGCTGCACGAGTGGAACCGTCGCATGGCGAGCTTCTGGTCCGGCGGCTTCGACCTTCTGGTGACGCCGACGATCCCGGTGCCGCCGCCTCGGCTCGGCGAGCAGACTCCCGATCCGTCGGCGCCGCTCAGCGCCTGGGCCAGGGCCGGCGTGATGGTGGCGTTCACGGCGCCCTTCAACGTGACCGGTCAGCCCGCGATGTCGCTGCCGCTCCATTGGAGCGACGCCGGACTGCCGATCGGCGTGCAATTCGTCGCCGGCTTCGGACGCGAGGACGTGCTGATCCGCGTCGGCGCGCAGCTCGAGGCGGCGGCGTGCTGGGCCGAGCGCCGGCCGCCGATCTCGGCCTGA
- a CDS encoding DUF2804 domain-containing protein — protein sequence MAARLVAPDGRVRLGVFSEPIDEVNHRDFVLRDPFGKSRGRLARHFGFHQFQFLGGLSEKLVFGCAIIDTRWFGTAFVYCWDPTTRRRVEHGVKRPFGLGLRAVATPEVGTMSFEAGGTRIAMHADASPRARRLEVAGGPITIDATFSEETPPMEPMRICTRAGPTGWVYARKTAGLGMRGTLRTADATWDLGAIDVYGHHDWSAGFMRPETFWNWGCLAGRTADGRIAGLNVSCGVNETSATENCFWLDGRLHKIDTVAFDYDPRDLMRPWRLGSADGRVDLAFAPEGMHVERVNALVLATNFHQLFGRFTGTLVTAAGDRVAIANMLGFCEDHYAKW from the coding sequence ATGGCGGCGCGTCTCGTCGCGCCCGACGGCCGCGTGCGGCTCGGCGTCTTCTCCGAGCCGATCGACGAGGTGAACCACCGCGACTTCGTTCTGCGCGATCCCTTCGGGAAGTCGCGCGGCCGGCTGGCGCGTCACTTCGGGTTCCATCAGTTCCAGTTCCTCGGGGGCTTGTCCGAGAAGCTGGTCTTCGGCTGCGCGATCATCGACACGCGCTGGTTCGGCACGGCGTTCGTCTACTGCTGGGATCCGACGACGCGGCGGCGGGTCGAGCACGGCGTGAAGCGGCCGTTCGGCCTGGGGCTCCGCGCTGTGGCGACGCCCGAGGTCGGCACCATGTCGTTCGAGGCCGGCGGCACGCGCATCGCCATGCACGCCGACGCCTCGCCGCGCGCCCGCCGCCTCGAGGTCGCCGGCGGCCCGATCACGATCGACGCGACGTTCAGCGAGGAGACGCCGCCGATGGAGCCGATGCGCATCTGCACCCGCGCCGGCCCGACCGGCTGGGTCTACGCGCGGAAGACGGCCGGTCTCGGTATGCGCGGCACGCTCCGCACCGCCGACGCGACCTGGGATCTCGGGGCGATCGACGTCTACGGCCACCACGACTGGAGCGCGGGCTTCATGCGTCCGGAGACGTTCTGGAATTGGGGCTGTCTCGCCGGCCGCACGGCCGACGGCCGCATCGCCGGCTTGAACGTCTCGTGCGGCGTCAACGAGACGAGCGCCACCGAGAACTGCTTCTGGCTCGACGGGCGCCTCCACAAGATCGACACGGTGGCGTTCGACTACGACCCGCGCGACCTCATGCGGCCGTGGCGCCTCGGCTCGGCGGACGGCCGCGTCGATCTGGCGTTCGCGCCCGAAGGGATGCACGTCGAGCGTGTGAACGCGCTCGTGCTCGCGACCAACTTCCACCAGCTCTTCGGACGCTTCACGGGGACGCTCGTGACGGCGGCCGGCGACCGCGTGGCGATCGCGAACATGCTCGGCTTCTGCGAGGACCACTACGCGAAGTGGTGA
- a CDS encoding nuclear transport factor 2 family protein yields the protein MPPFARRSIVPIPAPTRAELEARVLAFTDAFNREDLDGVMALLTDDAVYDQLNGVRAVGKAAIREAFVPQFRGDYGTMRFLTEDCFVDAPAGKAMIRWVCTLERDGLKRGWRGLDLLHFEGPLVKEKHTYAKADVPQLGPLD from the coding sequence ATGCCGCCCTTCGCGAGGAGATCGATCGTGCCCATACCCGCCCCGACCCGCGCCGAGCTCGAAGCGCGCGTGCTCGCCTTCACCGATGCCTTCAACCGCGAGGATCTCGACGGCGTGATGGCGCTCCTGACCGACGACGCCGTCTACGACCAGCTCAACGGCGTGCGCGCGGTCGGTAAGGCGGCGATCCGCGAGGCCTTCGTGCCGCAGTTCCGCGGCGACTACGGCACGATGCGCTTCCTCACCGAGGATTGCTTCGTCGACGCGCCCGCCGGGAAGGCGATGATCCGCTGGGTCTGCACGCTCGAGCGCGACGGCTTGAAACGCGGTTGGCGCGGCCTCGACCTCTTGCACTTCGAGGGGCCCCTGGTGAAGGAAAAGCACACCTACGCCAAGGCCGACGTGCCGCAGCTCGGTCCGCTCGACTGA
- a CDS encoding YjbQ family protein, which yields MAAAVRRRYARVVRQATHRFPVRTRGAGLYDVTSELRGWVARQEIREGLLTVFIRHTSASLVIQENADPDVLRDLEAFLRRIVPEDDRLYRHTTEGSDDMPAHIRAALTAAQLSVPVVDGALALGTWQAVYVFEHRAAAHVRELVLHLVGE from the coding sequence ATGGCGGCGGCGGTACGTCGCCGCTATGCTCGCGTCGTGCGCCAGGCGACGCATCGGTTCCCGGTCCGGACCCGTGGCGCGGGGCTCTACGACGTCACGTCCGAGCTCCGCGGATGGGTCGCGCGCCAGGAGATCCGCGAGGGCCTGCTCACCGTCTTCATCCGCCACACGTCGGCGTCGCTCGTGATCCAGGAGAACGCGGACCCGGATGTGCTACGCGACCTCGAGGCGTTCTTGCGGAGGATCGTGCCGGAGGACGATCGGTTGTATCGGCACACGACGGAAGGCTCCGACGACATGCCGGCGCACATCCGCGCCGCGCTCACCGCGGCGCAGCTCTCCGTTCCGGTCGTCGACGGCGCGCTCGCCCTCGGGACGTGGCAGGCGGTGTACGTGTTCGAGCACCGCGCGGCGGCGCACGTGCGCGAGCTCGTCTTGCATCTCGTCGGCGAGTGA